In one window of Leptospira sp. GIMC2001 DNA:
- a CDS encoding polyprenyl synthetase family protein, which produces MQSLSKDFSRLVTTRRSAFEDFFASSIHPLIRTKSHERLAQAMIYSLDAGGKKIRPILTISSYLASNQSLDQKSKSQFHSTLDSTSNPDSNKISSKDSILDSNNTELSIQEQNVLYLASACELIHTYSLIHDDLPAMDDDDLRRGLPTCHVKFSESTAILAGDALNSLGFYLISKVKLKSEEGNSVISDADTLHADLLEILHAGAGMDGMVSGQSEDLEMEGKFSTDPKLNSIDVLERIHKRKTGALIIASLLLGNRLREDYKSRENLVYTYGEKLGLLFQMTDDILDHEGTKEELGKTPGKDAKGGKLTYVSHYGLEEAKSKVKNLIDDLVILAQELESQEEIFFKNLPIYIGLRKN; this is translated from the coding sequence ATGCAAAGTCTTTCGAAAGATTTTTCCCGATTGGTAACAACTAGAAGGTCGGCTTTCGAAGACTTCTTCGCAAGCAGCATCCATCCATTAATAAGAACCAAATCTCACGAGAGACTTGCCCAAGCCATGATCTATAGTTTGGACGCGGGTGGCAAAAAAATTCGTCCCATTCTAACGATCTCATCTTATCTAGCTTCCAATCAAAGCTTAGATCAGAAATCGAAATCACAATTCCATTCTACTTTAGATTCAACTTCAAATCCAGATTCAAATAAAATTTCCAGTAAGGATTCCATATTAGATTCCAATAATACTGAATTGTCGATACAAGAACAAAATGTTCTCTATCTTGCATCTGCCTGCGAACTCATACATACCTATTCATTGATTCATGATGATTTGCCCGCTATGGATGATGATGATCTAAGACGGGGTCTACCAACTTGTCATGTGAAGTTTTCAGAGAGTACCGCAATTCTTGCCGGAGATGCATTGAATTCATTGGGATTCTACTTAATCTCTAAAGTGAAATTGAAATCAGAAGAAGGGAATTCAGTTATATCTGATGCGGACACTCTGCACGCTGATCTATTGGAAATACTACATGCTGGTGCAGGAATGGATGGAATGGTTTCTGGACAATCGGAAGATCTGGAAATGGAAGGTAAATTTTCTACCGATCCTAAACTGAATTCCATCGATGTCTTGGAACGGATTCACAAAAGGAAAACGGGAGCCCTTATCATCGCTTCTTTGTTACTCGGTAATCGCCTAAGAGAAGACTATAAATCTCGAGAAAATTTAGTTTATACTTACGGTGAGAAGCTGGGACTACTCTTCCAAATGACTGACGATATTCTAGATCACGAAGGAACCAAAGAAGAATTGGGCAAGACTCCTGGTAAAGATGCAAAAGGTGGCAAGCTCACATATGTTTCTCACTACGGACTCGAAGAAGCGAAATCGAAAGTTAAAAATCTAATCGATGATTTGGTTATTTTAGCTCAGGAATTGGAATCTCAAGAGGAAATCTTTTTTAAGAATCTACCTATATACATTGGCCTCAGAAAAAATTAG
- a CDS encoding TlyA family RNA methyltransferase: MASEKIRLDELLLEKNLADRIEIARSMILAGSVLVNDRVETKVGVSYPREVSIRIRSKVKEYVSRGAYKLLGAFESFPKATPRDKVCVDLGASTGGFTQVLLEKSAKKILSVDVGYGQLIEKIRKDQRVIVLDRFHFKNLTWNHINEPPTDLFITADLSFISIKSVFTLLSSLHSQAKDYEIEALLLVKPQFEVDSETLEKGILKDRRIAISVLKSIIRYAIKETGAKFIGASDSKLEGMDGNREFFIYLKWVD; this comes from the coding sequence TTGGCCTCAGAAAAAATTAGATTAGATGAACTTCTCTTGGAGAAGAATCTCGCAGATCGTATTGAAATAGCGAGATCCATGATTCTTGCAGGTTCAGTACTTGTAAATGATCGTGTTGAAACTAAAGTTGGAGTCTCGTATCCGAGAGAGGTTTCTATCCGGATTCGCTCTAAAGTTAAGGAGTATGTCTCGCGTGGTGCCTACAAACTGTTAGGTGCTTTTGAGAGTTTTCCGAAAGCTACTCCTCGAGATAAAGTCTGTGTTGATTTAGGTGCATCTACTGGAGGATTTACTCAGGTTTTATTGGAAAAATCTGCTAAAAAAATACTGAGTGTTGATGTAGGTTATGGTCAGCTGATCGAGAAGATTCGTAAAGACCAGAGAGTTATTGTATTGGATCGTTTCCATTTCAAGAATCTCACTTGGAATCATATCAATGAACCACCGACAGACTTGTTTATCACTGCGGATCTTAGTTTCATATCCATAAAATCAGTTTTTACTTTGCTTAGTAGTCTTCATTCACAAGCGAAGGACTATGAAATAGAAGCATTGCTTTTGGTGAAGCCTCAATTTGAAGTAGATAGTGAAACTTTAGAGAAAGGAATTTTAAAAGATCGTCGAATCGCGATCAGTGTTTTGAAATCAATCATTCGGTATGCTATAAAGGAAACGGGTGCTAAGTTTATAGGAGCTTCCGATTCGAAATTAGAAGGTATGGATGGCAATCGAGAATTCTTTATCTATTTGAAATGGGTCGATTGA
- a CDS encoding response regulator has protein sequence MGKINILVVEDEPVIGMNISHKLQRLGYNVIMVVTSGDEAYQVSSEKAPDLVVMDIHLEGNLDGVDTAQTLWKLFGTPIVFVTGNIDAETKLRAEEEWCYGYVAKPFKATELETAVSLALNRIFLDRFNKDNHSIIDSISYHPIAEVMDSNPEPFSLIRNRDEFLQDNERFSPIRLFQSLSYNNNNIEYIDMRVFISRITYLCLDRHFTAKDTLPDIEIEAESIQLSQEIALKIAILVSESVNNSLLYGFPGDKSGAKVHVKFGWNRNKDQLILKVKDNGVGLQATQLTNPFEDGIDSIPKGLGLVIAKSITKLLDGEFLLSGDNGTCVEFKIPYQSTHFK, from the coding sequence ATGGGGAAAATTAATATCCTCGTCGTTGAAGATGAACCAGTGATCGGGATGAATATATCCCATAAGTTGCAACGTTTAGGTTACAACGTTATTATGGTAGTGACTTCGGGCGATGAGGCCTACCAAGTATCTTCCGAAAAGGCACCTGACTTAGTTGTCATGGATATTCATTTGGAAGGGAATTTGGATGGGGTTGATACTGCACAGACTCTATGGAAATTATTTGGAACACCAATCGTTTTCGTTACTGGTAATATTGATGCAGAAACTAAACTGCGAGCTGAGGAAGAATGGTGTTATGGATATGTCGCCAAACCTTTCAAAGCAACTGAATTGGAGACTGCCGTTTCTCTTGCCCTCAATCGAATATTCTTAGATCGATTCAACAAGGATAATCATTCCATAATAGATTCCATTTCCTATCATCCGATTGCCGAAGTGATGGATTCGAATCCAGAACCATTTTCCTTGATTCGCAACAGAGATGAATTTCTACAAGATAATGAACGCTTTTCTCCAATACGATTATTCCAATCATTGTCATACAACAATAATAATATTGAATATATTGATATGCGTGTATTCATATCCAGGATTACATATCTCTGCCTAGATCGACATTTTACCGCCAAAGACACTCTTCCAGATATTGAAATTGAAGCGGAATCCATTCAGCTAAGTCAAGAAATTGCTCTTAAGATTGCAATTCTTGTCAGCGAATCTGTCAATAATTCATTATTGTATGGTTTTCCTGGAGACAAATCCGGTGCAAAAGTTCATGTCAAATTTGGCTGGAATAGAAATAAAGATCAGTTGATATTAAAAGTAAAAGACAATGGCGTTGGCTTACAAGCAACCCAACTTACAAATCCTTTCGAAGATGGAATAGATTCGATTCCTAAGGGACTCGGTTTGGTTATAGCGAAAAGCATCACCAAGCTTCTGGACGGAGAATTTTTGTTGAGCGGAGACAATGGAACCTGTGTTGAATTCAAAATTCCCTATCAATCGACCCATTTCAAATAG
- a CDS encoding ferredoxin, whose amino-acid sequence MAEINSKQPENVPGAYYVDTNCVPCNDCIHEAPNNLKYNSDESHVYVFKQPESPDEIKAMKNAMSVCPVEAIGNDGT is encoded by the coding sequence ATGGCTGAAATCAATAGCAAGCAACCAGAAAACGTTCCTGGAGCGTACTATGTTGATACAAATTGTGTTCCTTGTAATGATTGTATCCACGAAGCACCCAATAATTTGAAATACAATAGTGATGAGAGTCATGTATATGTATTCAAACAGCCTGAATCCCCCGATGAAATCAAAGCAATGAAGAACGCAATGTCTGTCTGTCCAGTTGAAGCAATTGGCAATGATGGAACTTGA
- a CDS encoding alpha/beta fold hydrolase, whose protein sequence is MKKVLGFHEKFIDLGGHSVFFLERDGNPTLPTLVLVHGFLDLSYGYRKLLDHLPYEGRILIPDHPGYGFSRLPKVSYLYQIDVIANILYRSLEKTFTTEMILCGHSMGGLISQKMVLLDQKLNKNNGIFKKLILLATGGVPHPNRDEMKEILFPKNDSDIRHLLTHLYHAEFPQPSWLSRKILLATWNGIENQFLAENTIRREKEIFFGDRAKEIKLPTLIISGDEDELTTPGMMKNYSKWIRKSQLFILPRTKHALHYERSVHVAEIMDKFIKSRK, encoded by the coding sequence ATGAAGAAAGTTCTAGGATTTCATGAGAAATTTATTGACTTAGGCGGACATTCTGTCTTCTTTTTGGAACGGGATGGAAATCCAACACTTCCCACACTTGTGCTAGTCCATGGTTTCCTGGATCTGAGTTATGGTTACCGCAAGCTTCTAGATCATTTACCATATGAAGGAAGAATTCTAATACCCGATCATCCTGGTTATGGTTTCAGTCGTTTGCCAAAAGTTTCATATCTATATCAGATTGATGTCATAGCGAACATATTGTATAGGTCGCTAGAGAAAACTTTTACAACAGAGATGATATTATGTGGTCATAGCATGGGTGGGTTGATCTCTCAAAAAATGGTTTTATTGGATCAAAAATTAAATAAAAATAATGGAATATTTAAGAAATTAATTCTACTCGCAACTGGCGGAGTTCCCCATCCCAATCGGGATGAGATGAAAGAAATTTTATTTCCAAAAAACGATTCCGATATTCGCCATCTATTAACTCATTTGTATCATGCAGAATTTCCCCAACCCTCTTGGCTTTCTCGCAAGATACTTTTGGCAACTTGGAACGGAATAGAAAATCAATTTTTGGCGGAGAATACTATTCGAAGAGAAAAGGAAATTTTCTTTGGAGACAGAGCAAAAGAAATCAAACTTCCTACTTTGATTATCTCTGGCGATGAAGATGAACTAACAACACCGGGTATGATGAAGAATTATTCCAAGTGGATTCGAAAATCTCAATTGTTCATTTTGCCTCGCACGAAACATGCATTGCATTATGAGAGGTCAGTTCATGTCGCAGAAATTATGGATAAATTTATAAAATCTAGAAAATAA
- a CDS encoding PAS domain S-box protein — protein sequence MDLISLDKAFYPLHEGVIILDSATYTILSINPKLESILGYSRSEVIGKELDFLFPEDKKIFKIIDILTSKNNPKKILWQLSTKLGNVIEIEFTFQILNFNEDNNAYLIFYIQDISELASISQKIDFSQNLYRAIREIKTLLFTSNSYEDIFQSVCESLQKARGFDLVWGIRLEEGRKLPSFSDRKNSNGEYISKIQKILESSTEPIPILEVINDAQNLIQFFEKDNRDRYSEWYKIFLPHQNIYSLCLQISWDDKIYGAIELMHFSQFPITEDDIRVFQEFGADIGFTFYSKKTEEIKTQAIKKIEYQGILLDTIEVPILSINREGMVQYSNSTAENILKYSFNEMEGRTVRDFLGLTNSTLDFIQSRSTRRELIIQNDRIPLFPALLHSSPIRGLSGDFHGVMIVIFDLTEQKNQEQIIRESESKLRNIFSGLNNGVVIVDQNGGILDVAPVLKFHLFQFLNIEKQEKIFEFLDHSQAANLQLLIHRCIENWKVEIAEFSYNFLGMEKFFSVRFLPVKKYSQVDQAVMLVFTDITQTKNLNHMLIESAKFASIGELSAGIAHEINNPLQSALLYLEDLLQSEEEDPNERKKILETIESAILRIKALVENLLDLGRTQSTEKVKSSPEWIMFRALDLMDANLRKKGIKLEKRIDADLPFIIVRWQEIEQVIINCIMNSINSISEMEHPPVNPTIKVSLSSERFVDKDWVEYTIEDNGSGMPKEIQDKAFLPLFTTRRNKQGTGLGLSISKKIITDHEGEIEFINHGGDGSKISILLPAFYPQEN from the coding sequence ATGGATCTAATCTCACTGGATAAGGCGTTTTATCCCCTTCATGAAGGTGTGATCATCCTTGACTCTGCTACCTATACCATACTTTCAATCAATCCAAAATTGGAAAGTATTCTTGGTTACTCCCGTTCAGAAGTCATTGGCAAAGAATTGGATTTTCTGTTTCCAGAAGATAAAAAAATATTCAAAATTATTGATATTTTAACAAGTAAGAATAATCCAAAAAAAATCCTTTGGCAACTATCAACTAAGCTAGGAAATGTTATAGAGATTGAATTTACATTCCAAATTCTAAATTTCAATGAAGATAATAATGCATATTTAATTTTTTATATTCAAGATATTTCTGAACTTGCTTCCATCTCACAAAAAATAGATTTTTCACAAAATCTATATCGAGCGATTCGCGAAATAAAAACCTTACTGTTTACATCGAACAGCTACGAAGATATTTTTCAATCAGTCTGTGAATCATTGCAAAAGGCTCGTGGTTTTGATTTGGTATGGGGAATAAGATTAGAAGAAGGGAGGAAGCTACCTAGCTTTTCTGATCGAAAGAATTCCAATGGAGAGTATATTTCCAAAATTCAAAAAATTCTTGAGTCTAGTACAGAACCAATTCCAATCCTGGAAGTGATCAATGATGCACAGAATCTGATTCAATTCTTCGAGAAAGATAATCGAGATAGGTATAGTGAATGGTATAAAATATTTTTACCTCATCAAAATATATATTCGCTGTGCCTTCAAATTTCTTGGGATGACAAGATCTATGGCGCAATTGAATTAATGCATTTTAGCCAGTTCCCAATTACAGAAGATGATATTCGTGTCTTCCAAGAATTTGGAGCTGATATTGGTTTTACTTTTTATTCCAAAAAAACTGAAGAAATTAAAACTCAAGCAATTAAGAAAATTGAATATCAAGGTATTCTGTTGGATACTATTGAAGTTCCGATCTTATCAATCAATAGGGAAGGAATGGTTCAATATTCTAATAGTACTGCAGAGAATATTCTAAAATACAGTTTTAATGAAATGGAAGGACGAACCGTTCGAGATTTTCTCGGTCTTACGAATTCTACTCTTGATTTTATTCAGTCGAGAAGTACTCGTCGTGAACTTATAATTCAGAATGATAGAATACCATTATTTCCTGCCTTATTGCATTCCTCACCTATTCGAGGTTTATCTGGAGATTTTCACGGAGTAATGATCGTGATTTTTGACCTTACTGAACAGAAGAATCAAGAACAAATTATACGGGAATCTGAGAGCAAACTAAGAAATATATTCTCTGGATTAAACAATGGAGTAGTAATCGTAGATCAAAATGGTGGAATACTTGATGTCGCTCCAGTTCTCAAATTTCATCTATTCCAATTTTTGAATATTGAGAAGCAAGAAAAAATCTTTGAGTTCTTAGATCACAGTCAAGCTGCAAATCTACAATTGCTCATTCATCGTTGCATAGAGAATTGGAAAGTGGAGATCGCAGAATTTTCATATAACTTTTTAGGAATGGAGAAATTCTTTTCAGTAAGATTTCTTCCAGTTAAGAAATATTCTCAGGTGGATCAGGCTGTGATGTTGGTTTTTACAGATATTACGCAAACGAAAAATCTCAATCATATGTTGATAGAATCAGCCAAATTTGCTAGTATCGGAGAGTTGTCGGCAGGAATCGCTCATGAGATCAACAATCCTTTGCAATCGGCTTTACTATATCTTGAGGATCTACTGCAATCTGAAGAGGAGGATCCTAACGAACGGAAAAAAATTCTGGAAACTATTGAATCAGCCATTCTTAGAATCAAAGCATTGGTTGAGAATTTATTGGACCTAGGTCGTACTCAGTCTACCGAGAAGGTGAAATCTTCACCTGAATGGATAATGTTTCGTGCATTAGATCTAATGGATGCAAATTTACGAAAAAAAGGCATAAAGCTGGAAAAACGAATTGATGCTGATCTGCCATTTATTATCGTAAGGTGGCAAGAGATCGAACAGGTTATAATAAATTGTATTATGAATTCAATCAATTCAATAAGCGAAATGGAGCATCCACCTGTTAATCCGACTATTAAAGTTTCATTGAGTAGTGAAAGATTTGTCGACAAAGATTGGGTAGAATATACAATTGAGGACAACGGTTCGGGAATGCCAAAAGAAATTCAAGATAAGGCATTTCTTCCTCTGTTTACAACACGACGTAATAAACAAGGTACCGGCTTGGGACTTTCCATTTCAAAAAAGATCATCACCGATCATGAAGGCGAGATTGAGTTTATCAATCACGGAGGTGATGGTAGCAAAATTTCAATCCTTTTACCAGCTTTTTATCCTCAGGAGAATTGA
- a CDS encoding hybrid sensor histidine kinase/response regulator, producing the protein MESTVLIIDDEESIRSALNRVLSREGYVTILAETAEEGIEILEKKNVDVVISDILMKGLSGIGVIQWASERKLNIPIILITGNPDITSAGDAVRYKAFDYIPKPVQRARILEVVSNAILNKKKIDAKELELLDSKKKEFNLLLKNRDLNLQNSIILESTSDCIITIDSRGLIHSINAATLHLFGYKESEVIGSTPEFLYPERKKIRYNRLVNRFIKSSIRLVQKRLLDVEFKSRAGKIIFCDISICRYELSGERFFSAILRDNTEKRNMINNLIESERRAFLNTIAASIGHEINNALTSIMGFVELAIEPNATSVIKDRAIQITMTQGQKLRNLTANLLTLGRQEKLGWSANKKEISDLNNCVDSVLDFFEKSMRLKHCNLIVNKTNSQLNVIGNSDQLGLIISNLILNSADATYNNGNIIISTSIEEGKPILRIKDNGVGMTEEVKSKLYEPYFTTKELGKGTGLGMFVVKEISDLYDIKIDVDSHINQGTIFTLRFQAPKPPKNIPVPKA; encoded by the coding sequence ATGGAGTCGACTGTTCTAATCATTGATGATGAAGAATCAATACGAAGTGCACTCAATCGTGTTTTGTCCCGAGAAGGATATGTTACAATTCTTGCAGAGACAGCAGAAGAAGGCATAGAGATTTTAGAGAAGAAGAATGTCGATGTTGTAATATCTGATATTCTAATGAAAGGCTTGAGCGGAATTGGAGTCATTCAATGGGCAAGCGAAAGAAAGTTAAATATTCCTATCATTCTAATTACTGGAAATCCTGACATCACATCAGCCGGAGATGCTGTTCGATACAAAGCTTTTGATTATATCCCGAAACCCGTTCAAAGAGCTCGAATATTAGAAGTTGTATCTAATGCAATATTGAACAAAAAGAAAATAGATGCCAAAGAATTAGAGCTATTAGATTCCAAGAAAAAAGAATTCAATCTTCTTCTGAAGAATCGAGATTTGAATTTACAGAACTCAATTATTTTAGAATCAACATCTGATTGTATAATAACAATTGATAGTCGTGGTCTTATTCATTCTATAAATGCAGCCACTCTTCATTTGTTTGGTTATAAAGAGTCAGAAGTAATTGGTTCAACCCCAGAATTTTTATATCCAGAGCGAAAAAAAATAAGATACAATCGATTGGTTAATCGCTTTATAAAAAGTTCTATTCGATTGGTACAAAAAAGATTGTTAGATGTAGAATTTAAAAGTAGAGCCGGGAAAATCATTTTTTGCGACATCTCAATATGTCGTTACGAGTTGTCAGGTGAGAGGTTTTTTAGCGCAATTCTGCGTGACAACACAGAAAAAAGAAATATGATCAACAATCTAATTGAATCTGAGCGAAGGGCGTTTCTAAACACAATTGCAGCAAGCATTGGTCACGAGATCAATAATGCTTTAACATCAATTATGGGATTTGTCGAATTGGCAATTGAACCCAATGCTACTTCCGTGATAAAAGACCGAGCGATACAAATTACGATGACTCAAGGACAAAAACTAAGAAATCTAACCGCCAATCTTTTGACTTTAGGTAGACAAGAAAAATTAGGATGGTCCGCGAATAAAAAAGAAATTTCTGATCTGAATAATTGTGTGGATTCTGTTCTTGATTTTTTTGAGAAAAGTATGAGGCTTAAGCATTGCAATCTAATTGTAAATAAAACAAATTCTCAACTTAATGTAATTGGCAACAGTGATCAATTGGGATTGATAATTTCTAATTTAATATTGAATTCTGCGGATGCGACATACAATAATGGCAATATTATTATTTCAACATCCATAGAGGAAGGCAAACCTATTCTGAGAATCAAAGACAATGGCGTTGGTATGACGGAAGAAGTTAAATCTAAACTCTATGAACCGTATTTTACAACCAAAGAGCTTGGAAAAGGAACCGGTCTAGGAATGTTTGTTGTAAAAGAAATTTCTGATTTATATGATATAAAAATTGATGTGGATTCTCATATCAATCAAGGAACCATATTTACTTTAAGATTCCAAGCACCTAAACCTCCAAAAAATATTCCCGTCCCCAAAGCTTAA
- a CDS encoding aminoglycoside phosphotransferase family protein, producing MIINEEDYELTPLQEEASTRKYFLASHPDKESIVVCRDISINQDFIELARYLSDSNFLVPKIYGTNNVQNTIYQSFLGPDDMSTLPIFEYSNKLKDIIDVILKLQELDPPGIVRARKFDYDKLHSEILITIDAFSRWKTKFNLNTTISEELKIFFEECCAFLAKYPRLVFTHRDFHCRNLIITRENGIGLIDFQDARMGTPQYDLVSLLYDAYRPLDLDIRREYLEYYRERTKFKDYKFYETYYLQGLQRSFKALGTYLIQVGDRNNAKFIPSLFSCLKNLEELCQIGLLPDSVFIFLHELQTELELIELNMDKAT from the coding sequence ATGATCATTAATGAAGAAGATTATGAACTGACTCCCTTGCAGGAAGAAGCCTCCACTAGAAAATATTTCTTGGCGAGTCATCCTGATAAGGAGTCAATCGTTGTATGCAGAGATATTTCTATAAACCAAGACTTTATAGAATTGGCTCGGTATCTATCAGATTCTAATTTTCTTGTTCCAAAGATTTATGGAACCAATAATGTACAAAATACAATCTATCAGAGTTTTCTTGGACCTGATGACATGTCGACTTTACCTATCTTCGAATATTCCAATAAGCTTAAGGATATCATTGATGTCATTTTGAAATTACAAGAGCTAGATCCTCCAGGCATTGTTCGAGCAAGAAAGTTTGATTATGATAAATTACACTCAGAAATATTAATAACGATTGATGCTTTCTCTCGATGGAAGACAAAGTTCAATTTGAATACAACTATATCCGAAGAATTGAAGATATTTTTCGAAGAATGCTGCGCGTTTCTTGCAAAATACCCCAGATTAGTATTTACTCATCGTGATTTTCATTGCCGCAATCTAATCATAACGCGCGAAAATGGAATTGGATTGATCGATTTTCAGGATGCTAGAATGGGTACACCCCAATATGATCTAGTTAGTTTATTATATGACGCATATCGACCGCTAGACTTGGATATTCGAAGAGAATATTTAGAATACTATCGCGAAAGAACAAAATTCAAAGATTATAAATTTTACGAAACTTATTATTTACAAGGTTTACAAAGATCTTTTAAAGCATTGGGAACCTACCTAATTCAAGTTGGAGATAGAAATAACGCCAAATTTATTCCAAGTTTATTTTCTTGTCTCAAAAATTTGGAAGAATTATGCCAAATAGGTTTGTTACCTGACTCAGTTTTTATATTTCTACATGAATTGCAGACAGAATTAGAATTGATTGAATTGAATATGGATAAGGCGACTTGA
- a CDS encoding NTP transferase domain-containing protein, producing the protein MRVFILAAGFGKRMGEYTLKIPKPMLEIDGIRLIDYALMLARDWGADQAIVNTHYLAYQIENHLRSFHAFPLFISYEPEILGTGGGIFTGIRRYWKDLFSESRSNRKSDYFLVMNPDTILIPRNKMNASGKFYPDLIMEKTVITSSTKGSTLPLSHLYLKELPEDATYTGLFLKDGKVKFHPTPESVPCYYIGLSIFQIAAFRGIDFKAGENFELGSIWKKLAEQDQLTGEIFEGDAIDIGEKEFYESVQFGNSIFDGKENEIRDSIRSMFSLNNI; encoded by the coding sequence TTGAGAGTCTTTATTCTAGCTGCAGGTTTCGGTAAGCGAATGGGTGAATACACATTGAAAATACCCAAACCAATGCTCGAAATTGATGGAATCCGCTTGATTGATTATGCATTGATGCTTGCTCGAGATTGGGGGGCAGATCAAGCAATTGTCAATACTCATTATCTAGCTTACCAGATTGAAAATCATCTTAGATCTTTTCATGCCTTTCCTTTATTTATTTCCTACGAACCAGAAATCTTAGGAACGGGAGGAGGAATATTTACTGGAATCAGAAGGTATTGGAAAGATTTATTCTCAGAATCAAGATCCAATCGAAAGTCAGATTATTTTCTTGTCATGAATCCGGATACAATTCTTATTCCTCGGAACAAAATGAACGCATCAGGAAAATTTTATCCTGATCTCATTATGGAGAAAACTGTTATAACTTCATCAACTAAAGGTTCCACATTGCCATTATCCCATTTATATTTAAAAGAATTACCGGAAGATGCAACTTACACAGGTTTGTTTTTGAAAGACGGCAAGGTCAAATTTCATCCGACTCCTGAATCAGTTCCTTGTTATTATATTGGGCTATCCATATTTCAGATCGCAGCCTTTCGAGGAATCGATTTCAAAGCGGGCGAGAATTTTGAATTGGGTAGCATTTGGAAAAAATTAGCAGAGCAAGATCAACTGACTGGAGAAATATTTGAGGGCGATGCAATTGATATAGGTGAGAAAGAATTTTATGAATCTGTGCAATTTGGTAATTCTATATTTGATGGAAAAGAAAATGAAATTCGTGACTCGATAAGAAGTATGTTTTCATTAAACAATATTTGA
- a CDS encoding YebC/PmpR family DNA-binding transcriptional regulator: MSGHSKWATIRRKKGALDAKRGAIFTKLAKEISVAAKEGGGDPEGNPRLRLAILKAKGSNMPKDNIERAVKKGTGGLEGQVYEEFLYECYAPGGVGILVEALTDKKSRTTPEIKSILTKSGGSLGNPGSVSRLFERKGVITLKNDLISEEELFDLAVTAGADDLSNEDGIYTINCAPDAYENVQNALNSKNLSTEESEVKFIPMTTVEISEKELAEKVMKLIDNLEGNDDVQSVSSNFELADGLEID, encoded by the coding sequence ATGTCTGGACATTCTAAATGGGCAACAATTAGAAGAAAAAAAGGAGCTCTCGATGCAAAACGCGGAGCTATTTTCACCAAATTAGCGAAAGAAATTTCTGTAGCAGCAAAAGAAGGCGGTGGTGATCCTGAAGGCAATCCTAGGTTGAGGCTTGCTATCCTCAAAGCGAAAGGCTCAAATATGCCCAAAGATAATATCGAGCGCGCTGTCAAAAAAGGTACAGGCGGTCTAGAAGGGCAAGTGTATGAAGAATTTCTCTATGAGTGTTATGCACCAGGTGGAGTGGGCATTCTCGTCGAAGCACTAACCGATAAGAAATCTAGAACGACTCCCGAAATAAAAAGCATTCTAACCAAATCTGGTGGTTCACTTGGTAACCCAGGATCTGTAAGTAGATTGTTCGAGCGCAAAGGTGTAATCACACTCAAGAATGATCTTATTTCAGAAGAAGAATTATTCGATCTAGCTGTAACTGCTGGTGCGGACGATTTGTCCAATGAAGATGGGATTTATACAATCAACTGCGCACCTGATGCTTATGAGAACGTACAGAACGCACTGAATAGCAAGAATTTAAGTACAGAAGAATCAGAAGTTAAATTCATACCAATGACAACAGTGGAAATTTCTGAGAAGGAACTTGCAGAAAAGGTTATGAAATTGATTGATAACTTAGAAGGCAATGATGATGTTCAAAGTGTCAGTTCGAATTTTGAACTAGCTGATGGATTAGAAATTGATTGA